The Candidatus Promineifilum breve genome includes the window CTACTATATTACTGGTAAACCATACTATTGTAAATAGGGAATATACACGAATTAGTAAATTGCCTATTGACAAGATACTAAAGCTAGTATATAATATATTCATAGTTAGGAATTGAGACAGAGACAGGAGATAGACGAGATGACTAAGAAAATTAGTAACTGGCTGGATGCAGTACAAATCATGTCAAGCGAACATGGTTACGGTCAGAACGATGAGCGTTTAGAGGCCGCGCGATGGATGGTGCGGAATCTAAATACCTACGGCGATCCTGATGGGATTATGGATTGGCTCTTGGATGGCGACTGGAAAGGAAACGAGGCACAAACCGACATTCAGGGACAGATACGGCTAATAAGTGAAGTTTAGCCTAACAACAAGCAGCCCCCGGCCTAGCGCCACTAAGCCGGGGCCACAGTCATACCTTACAGGAGATGACAATGACCACCATAACCTACAATGAAATTGACGACTATTACGAGGTGATGACGCGGTTCACTGAGCAACGTTATCCGACCCGGCAGCAAGCGGCCATAGCGGCCAACGAAGCCGGCGACACGGTGTATTTAGTCAACTTCGACCCGGAGGGGCAGTCATGGATGCGCGAGACGTTGAACATTCTGGCTCAGTTCCGAACCGACCGCGCCGCCATTCCGGCCCGGCCGCGCCGCTTGCGCACGACGCAAGCGCAGCGGCGGTGGCAGGAAGGTGCACGATGAACATCTATCCCAGCGATTACGACGACGACCGGCCGGAAGCGCCGTGGAACGACGCGGCCCAGGCCGCCGCAGATCGGGAATGGTCTGAGCACCTTGACGCAATCGGAGACCCGGCGGCCGAACGGATTGACGAGCACCTCGACGAACAGGACGCCGCCGCTGACTGGACGCCGGAAACCGTCTATGACCCGCGCCCGTTCCGCCTTTGGTGGCACGGCAAGATGACTTACCAAGAGTATCAGGCGCATAAGGCCCGGATAGCGGCTATGCGCGAGGAATGGAACCGGCGGCAGGATGAGTATGTATTTCGGCTTATGGCCGAGATGGGATGGTGACATGATGACCGCCGGTGATGGCAAGCCCTGTACTCGTTGTGGTACGTCTGAGGCGACGGCGCGGGGCGAACTGGACTAAATCAGGCGGGGGGAGTGACTAACCCGGCCAATGGAGGACAAAGTGAACTGGACAGAAACACGTGAATTACTGATTGCCGCCGGTATCGCCGCCGGGTTGCCGACCCAGTGGCTACCGGCAATCGACTTGAGCGGGGCCAACCTGAGCGGGGCCAACCTGAGCGGGGCCAACCTGAGCGGGGCCAACCTGAGCGGGGCCGACCTGAGCCGGGCCGACCTGAGCGGGGCCAACCTGAGCGGGGCCAACCTGAGCGGGGCCAACCTGAGCGGGGCCGACCTGAGCCGGGCCGACCTGAGCGGGGCCGACCTGAGCGAGGCCGACCTGAGCGGGGCCGGCCTGCGCTGGGCCAACCTGAGCGGGGCCAACCTGAGCGGGGCCAACCTGAGCGGGGCCACAGGAAATTTCACGGTGGGGTATTTCGGCCGGCAACACGCCGTAGCCGCCGGTGGATTCATTTCAATCGGCTGTGAACACCACACGTATGACGTGTGGCTAGCTGAGTACGAGGCTATCGGTCGACAGCGCGGCTACAGCGATGATGAGATCGCCGACTACGGCGTGTGGATCAAGTTGGCCGTTGCCCGCCAGCAGCGGATTGAGGCGGGAAACAAATGAGCAAGAAAACCACGAAAATACTGGTAATTGGCAATTACCGCGCAAGAATGCAAAACGTAGCCGTATCGGATGACGGCCGCGTGGCCTGGATTGATGATACTTTGTATCAGATCCAAACAGAGACGGCTCAGAAGCAAGCCGTTCTGAAACACAGCCGCGCTCGTCACACGGACGCGGCAGCCATCGCCGCCGCGACGGCGTGGGTGTGGCAATCGCGCGGCGTCACGACGAAAGAAAACCGCACCGTCACGCTGGTACAGCGCGTCGCCCGGTGCGGCATTTACCGGACGGAACGGTCGAAAGCCAGTGTCCGCATCACCCGTTTCGATGGCAAAGAATATGCCATCGTCGCGGATAAGGAGGCCGACCATCCCTACCCCGTAGAACGGGGTGAGGTCAACATCGGCGGACTTTGGGATACCGGCGACCGGGGATAATTCAACCGTTCACGGCCGGGCTGGAACCCCGGCCGTAAAGGCGCGGCGTAGGGCGTGAATCGCCGCGAAGCAGGCTCCTACTACACAGTAGTCTATTTGGACCAATCCCACCGTCGTCAGCGCCCGGCGACGGTGGGGGTGGGGGTAGAGGTAACGAGCGCCGCATGAGCGAGTCGGGGAAGGTGAATGATGGATATTTCACATCTAAGTGAACCTGAAATATTAGACGAGCTACAGAGGTTGTATCGCGCCGAATGCGCCCGCGCCGACGCCCTAGCCGCCGAGAACGCCGCACTCCAGGCGCAACTAGCCGAACTCGCGCCCCAACCAATCACAACCAACCCGGTCAAAGAGGATTACTACCTAATAACCGGCCACAAAGAAGAAGCTGAAATCTGGTACTGGGAAGCCCTTTCCACAGAAACCGACGATTGGGAAGCCGGTGGCCGAACACGGCATTACGGCGGGGCGTGGGATACTCACCTGGGCAACGGTGACTACAAGGACATTAGTGCGAACGGAAACGAAGCCTGGGCGACCCACTGGCGCAAAATCGCATGGCTGGACGATAATGCTATTATGATTGTCCAGGATGAAAGAGACGATATATCCCCGCCGCCCCAGGAGTGGCCCATCCCCCACGGCCGGGGCGTCCGGCTTGAGGAACGAGTTTGGGAAATTGGATGTTTTACCTATTGACAATCAAGTTAATTTGATTTATACTTATAAGTATAAGCTAGAGATTGAGGATATAGAAATGCACCAATTCATGAGCAGGCCGGAAGTAAAAAAGATGATTAGTGTGAAAGGGGAACCGGCACGTAATATCATGGCGGAAACGACCCCCAACGTTGGAGAGGAATTCGACTCCTGGTGGAGTCGGGCCGGGACTTCCTACAAAGAATGGTACGGGAATTTACAGCCACACACCAATGCCACGCTCCCCGTCGCGCGGGGAAATTTCACCGACGATCAGGGCGTGAAATGGTTTGAGGACATGGTGGCCGGTTCGTTACGCTTGAGCAAGGTGGTGGACGATTACGACCAATATAAGAGATGAGAATCCGGCTTAGGTGAGGTGTGAAATGTTTGAAATCGGTAGCAAAGTCAAAGACAAATACGGCGTGGAAATGGTGGTAGTCGGATACACGTCTGACTACGCCGGAATATTGATGATTGAAACCGATGAGGTGCATACCGCGGAGTGGCATACCGAAATTGACGATTTATTAGACGTAAAGGTTGGCGACGTTTTGCGCCATGCGTACTATCTCGCTGACCTGGAGACGGTGAAATGATGCCAAAGAACACCAAAGCCCGCCACGAACAACTCCAGGCCTATGCGATGGAGCATCTCCGCCTTGACGACGACGACCGCGAACTGCTCAATCAAAATGAGGTCATCCGCGGCCTCATGGCGCAGTTCGGCTGCACGAAAGAGACAGCCCGCATCAACGTCGCCAAAGCCGCGCGGCGCAAGCGCGGCCTCATGGTAAAAGCGTGGGGCGGCTATCGGCCAGGGGCCGGCCGGCCGAACATCCGCGAACAGGTACAGCGATACATCGATGAGTCCGGCCTGGCTCATCTGGAAACGAGAGACGAAGTTAACGGCGTGGTATTCCATGATGAGATGGAATTCATACCACTTAGCGAGTTACAGTATGATGCGATTCTTGGATTCAATTGGACTTGTTTGAGGAATGCGACGCCGCCCTGCTCTTGGAAGTGTGGCAGGCCATCGAAGAATAGAAAACGCCCGCCCGTGCAGGAGGAGACACAGGCGGGCGTGGAAATCGGCGCGGGTGAAGGAGCCACACTACCCCGGCCGGAATTCCCTACTCGCGGATACCGGCCGTGAGCCGCGCCATCCGCACTTGCGTCATGTGGCCCAGATACGACCGCGCCACAATGCCCAGGATGATGATCGCCACCGGCCCAATGACGGCCGCGGCCAGTTGAATCCACAGTTGACCCTCGGCCGCGTCCAGCAGGCCGCGCGCCACCAAAATAGCGACGACCGCCGTCACAATCGAAGTCAGCGCCGCAATCCAAAACTCAGGTGATTTCCAATCGTTCGACATGCTATTTCTCCTATTTCTACTCAATCAAATCGATCAACTTCTGCAACTCATCACGCGCCACACCTTGTTTGTACAGCGCCTCATTGATGACAGTCAGCGCATAATCCAACTGCTGACCGCTTTCACCCAACGCGCCCCAGGCCGCCGCCGCCCGGTTCGCCACCTCCTGTAAGTCCACGCCCGGCGGGTCATCCGGCGGGTCGGGCGGTTCCTGTTCGCCCGGTTCCAGCGCACCCAACGTGCCGCCGCTGCTGCTCGCCCCAATCAGCGGCGACCCCGCCGCCGGCCGGTAGTTGGCCACGTCGAAATCCGTCTCGCTCGTCTCGGCGTCTTTGGTGATGACCGCCGCCGGATTCACCAGCCGCAAGTCGCCCACCACGTCCCCCTCGCCGCGCATCCGCTGGATCGGCGCCACGCTCCAGGCGTTATGGTCGAACGCGATGTCACCCGCGCCCCCCTTGCTCAGTACCGCGTTAGGCCGCGCGGCCGAGAACTCGAACACGTTATTGCGCACCACGCTATTGACGTGCTCGCGGCCAAAGGCATTGTCGGCAATGGCGATACCCTCGCTCGTTTCCGGCCCGGCCACGAACGTATTGCCGACGATCTCATGCCCGTCGAGCGCCGTGTTGTAGCCGCCGCCGGTCGTCTTGGCGTTGTTGCGCACCTCCACAAAGCGGCCGAACCAGACCACCAGGTTATCGTTGAAACGGTTCCCTCTCTGGCGCGGGAAACCATCGGCCAGGCTGCCGCGCTCGTCGCCAATGACGACCGCCGCCGGGAAGTTGCCGTTCTTCCGGTTCCGATACCGCTCATCGAGCGTATGGTAGAACACACATTTTTCGACCGTGTTATCCCGACTGCAAT containing:
- a CDS encoding pentapeptide repeat-containing protein, coding for MEDKVNWTETRELLIAAGIAAGLPTQWLPAIDLSGANLSGANLSGANLSGANLSGADLSRADLSGANLSGANLSGANLSGADLSRADLSGADLSEADLSGAGLRWANLSGANLSGANLSGATGNFTVGYFGRQHAVAAGGFISIGCEHHTYDVWLAEYEAIGRQRGYSDDEIADYGVWIKLAVARQQRIEAGNK
- a CDS encoding right-handed parallel beta-helix repeat-containing protein; its protein translation is MAVHTVGEGGDFATIGAAMSAAKPGDVFNILSGVYDETLRVDVADTTWQAAPGHAPVFDGGWNSQTLEKDGGALFAVKAPGVTIRNLRGRNSKGPGIAVSASHVIIQDVHVFNCYMHGFLANGPGSEKLTGLLIENCSAVRVCQGMAVDRSNEAVGGGCTIVGVLDSIIRDCVFGDCYKELFNIDRGSERVLITGCIGYDSNHGLVYFNCSRDNTVEKCVFYHTLDERYRNRKNGNFPAAVVIGDERGSLADGFPRQRGNRFNDNLVVWFGRFVEVRNNAKTTGGGYNTALDGHEIVGNTFVAGPETSEGIAIADNAFGREHVNSVVRNNVFEFSAARPNAVLSKGGAGDIAFDHNAWSVAPIQRMRGEGDVVGDLRLVNPAAVITKDAETSETDFDVANYRPAAGSPLIGASSSGGTLGALEPGEQEPPDPPDDPPGVDLQEVANRAAAAWGALGESGQQLDYALTVINEALYKQGVARDELQKLIDLIE